In Arthrobacter citreus, a single genomic region encodes these proteins:
- the trmB gene encoding tRNA (guanosine(46)-N7)-methyltransferase TrmB, with amino-acid sequence MRLRHKPGAADQIKQYAHYVIPNPSEQKGNWKDVFQNDQPIHIEVGTGRGRFMVGMAKANPHINYIGIEKYTSVVSDALDKLIEAEVPNLKLLNVDAQKLTDFFADGEIDRVYLNFSDPWPKVRHEKRRLTYKTFLSMYQQILKNDGEIHFKTDNQSLFEFSIMSMANYGMTMHFLSLDLHNSDFEGNIMTEYEEKFSSKGNRIYRVEAAYRK; translated from the coding sequence ATGAGATTAAGACATAAGCCCGGCGCGGCAGATCAAATAAAGCAATATGCTCATTACGTAATTCCAAATCCGAGCGAGCAAAAAGGAAATTGGAAAGACGTATTCCAAAATGACCAACCGATTCATATCGAAGTAGGTACTGGAAGAGGCCGTTTTATGGTAGGTATGGCAAAAGCCAATCCTCATATTAACTATATTGGAATTGAGAAGTATACAAGTGTAGTTTCAGATGCTTTAGATAAATTAATTGAAGCGGAAGTTCCAAATTTAAAGCTTTTAAATGTAGATGCACAAAAATTAACGGATTTCTTTGCAGACGGAGAAATAGATCGAGTTTATTTAAATTTCTCTGATCCATGGCCAAAGGTTCGTCATGAAAAGCGTCGATTAACATACAAAACGTTTTTAAGTATGTATCAACAAATTTTAAAAAATGATGGGGAAATTCATTTTAAAACAGATAATCAAAGTTTATTTGAATTTTCAATTATGAGTATGGCTAACTATGGAATGACGATGCATTTCCTAAGTTTAGACCTTCATAACAGTGATTTCGAAGGCAATATCATGACAGAATATGAAGAAAAATTCTCGTCAAAAGGTAACCGCATATATCGAGTAGAAGCTGCGTATAGAAAGTAA
- a CDS encoding methyltransferase domain-containing protein, whose protein sequence is MADKDFIKQRVQGQFGKNAEKYVLSEGHANGEDLATAVTFLQPTPEDAVLDIATGGGHVAKTLAPLVKNVTATDLTEKMLETTRIHLTEKGIQNVTYVLADAEELPFLKNSFDIVTCRIAPHHFPNPDVFIREVSRVLRPNGRFLLIDNIVPDDKTLSDFINLAEAIRDPSHVKCLTKAQWRTLFEENGLKVEQDILRKKKHPFNSWLDRMAPTEAHKLAVTSMLLQAPENIQSYFNIIIEDETIISFKTDQWSALAIKQ, encoded by the coding sequence ATGGCAGACAAAGATTTCATCAAACAGCGTGTTCAAGGTCAATTTGGTAAAAATGCAGAAAAATACGTTTTAAGTGAAGGTCATGCGAATGGTGAGGATCTTGCCACTGCAGTCACTTTCTTGCAACCCACGCCAGAAGACGCTGTACTTGATATTGCTACTGGTGGTGGACATGTAGCAAAGACATTGGCACCACTTGTGAAAAATGTAACTGCAACAGACTTAACAGAGAAAATGCTTGAAACTACACGTATCCACTTGACCGAAAAGGGCATACAGAATGTAACCTATGTATTGGCTGATGCAGAGGAACTTCCATTTTTAAAGAATTCATTTGACATTGTCACTTGTCGTATCGCACCCCACCATTTTCCAAACCCAGATGTATTTATTCGGGAAGTCTCACGCGTATTGCGACCAAATGGACGATTCCTATTAATTGACAATATCGTGCCCGATGACAAGACATTGTCCGATTTTATCAATCTTGCAGAAGCAATTAGGGACCCAAGTCACGTCAAGTGTCTTACTAAAGCTCAGTGGAGAACATTATTTGAGGAAAATGGGCTCAAAGTAGAGCAAGACATTCTAAGAAAGAAAAAACATCCTTTTAATTCTTGGCTAGACAGAATGGCCCCAACTGAAGCTCATAAATTGGCGGTTACATCTATGCTCCTACAGGCTCCAGAAAATATTCAATCTTATTTTAATATCATTATAGAAGACGAGACGATCATTAGTTTTAAAACAGATCAATGGAGCGCACTCGCAATCAAACAGTAG
- a CDS encoding MBL fold metallo-hydrolase, with amino-acid sequence MELLKIGTCTIQWLTGGNTQLDGGAMFGVVPKALWSKKYVVNEKNQIPLRTDPVFIQTNGLNIIIDSGIGVNKLNEKQKRNFGVTEDSAIEQSLAKHGLKLDDIDYVIMTHLHFDHASGLTKFENGEFNPVFSKAKIITSRIEWDEMRNPNIRSNNTYWKENWEAIQDQIITFENEYVLSDEITIIHTGGHSDGHSIIKIETENELLLHMGDLMPTHAHQSPLWVMAYDDYPMTSIYAKEKWVNFGMQKNSWFTFYHDDVYRAIKWSAEGQVLQSIERSK; translated from the coding sequence ATGGAGCTATTAAAGATTGGAACTTGTACAATTCAGTGGCTTACTGGAGGAAACACCCAATTAGATGGTGGAGCTATGTTTGGAGTTGTTCCAAAAGCACTTTGGTCTAAAAAGTATGTTGTTAATGAAAAGAACCAAATTCCATTACGAACTGATCCAGTATTTATTCAAACAAACGGTTTAAATATTATCATTGATAGCGGAATTGGTGTGAACAAATTAAATGAGAAGCAAAAAAGAAATTTTGGGGTAACAGAGGATTCTGCAATCGAACAATCATTAGCGAAGCATGGATTAAAGCTAGATGATATCGATTATGTCATAATGACTCATTTGCATTTTGATCATGCAAGTGGATTAACGAAATTTGAAAACGGTGAATTTAATCCTGTGTTTTCAAAGGCAAAAATTATTACTTCCAGGATCGAATGGGATGAGATGAGAAATCCTAATATCCGTTCAAATAATACATATTGGAAAGAAAATTGGGAAGCGATTCAAGATCAAATTATTACATTTGAAAATGAATATGTTCTATCAGATGAAATAACGATTATCCATACAGGTGGCCATAGCGATGGACATAGCATTATTAAAATAGAAACTGAGAATGAACTATTATTGCATATGGGGGATTTAATGCCTACACATGCGCATCAATCTCCGTTATGGGTGATGGCATATGATGATTATCCAATGACGTCAATTTATGCAAAAGAAAAATGGGTCAATTTTGGAATGCAAAAAAATTCTTGGTTTACGTTTTATCACGATGATGTGTATAGAGCAATAAAATGGAGCGCTGAAGGACAAGTATTACAGTCGATCGAACGCTCCAAATAA
- a CDS encoding M42 family metallopeptidase: MNQDTLQLFKFLTELQGASGFEHEVRHFMRKELEKYTNEIVQDRLGSIFGVKRGTEDGPTVMVAGHMDEVGFMVTQITENGMLRFQPLGGWWSQVLLAQRVQIMTDQGPVIGVIGSIPPHLLSDELRARPMDIKNMLIDIGADNKEDALNIGIRPGQQIVPVCPFTPMANEKKIMAKAWDNRYGCGLAIELLKEVQNETLPNILYSGATVQEEVGLRGAQTAANMIKPDIFYALDASPANDMSGAKSEFGQLGKGVLLRILDRTMVTHKGIREFILDTAETNNIPYQYFVSQGGTDAGRVHVSNDGVPSAVIGICSRYIHTAASIIHVDDYLAAKELLVKLVKATDKTTVETLRNY, translated from the coding sequence ATGAATCAAGATACTCTACAGCTTTTTAAGTTTTTAACAGAATTACAAGGTGCATCAGGATTTGAACATGAAGTTCGTCATTTTATGAGAAAAGAACTTGAGAAATATACGAATGAAATTGTACAAGATCGCCTAGGAAGTATTTTTGGAGTTAAACGTGGAACTGAAGATGGACCTACTGTAATGGTAGCGGGACATATGGATGAAGTTGGATTCATGGTTACTCAAATTACGGAAAACGGTATGTTAAGATTTCAACCACTAGGAGGCTGGTGGAGTCAAGTATTGCTTGCTCAAAGAGTTCAAATTATGACAGACCAAGGTCCGGTTATCGGAGTAATTGGTTCGATTCCTCCGCATTTATTAAGCGATGAGCTAAGAGCTAGACCAATGGACATAAAAAATATGTTAATTGATATAGGTGCAGATAACAAAGAGGATGCCTTAAATATTGGTATTCGTCCAGGGCAACAAATTGTACCTGTATGTCCTTTTACGCCTATGGCAAATGAGAAAAAAATTATGGCTAAAGCTTGGGATAACCGTTACGGATGTGGACTTGCGATTGAATTATTAAAAGAAGTTCAAAATGAAACATTACCTAATATTTTATATTCAGGTGCTACTGTTCAAGAAGAAGTTGGACTTAGAGGAGCACAAACTGCAGCAAATATGATTAAACCAGATATTTTTTATGCACTTGATGCGAGCCCAGCAAATGATATGTCGGGTGCGAAATCTGAATTTGGTCAATTAGGTAAAGGTGTTTTACTACGAATTTTAGACCGTACGATGGTTACACATAAAGGAATACGTGAATTTATTTTAGATACTGCAGAAACGAATAATATACCTTATCAATACTTTGTATCACAAGGTGGAACAGATGCTGGACGAGTACATGTTTCAAACGATGGTGTTCCTTCTGCTGTAATTGGTATTTGTTCACGCTACATTCACACAGCGGCTTCAATTATTCATGTTGATGATTACTTAGCTGCGAAAGAATTACTTGTTAAACTAGTTAAAGCAACTGATAAAACAACTGTTGAAACACTACGTAATTATTAA
- a CDS encoding DUF84 family protein produces the protein MKITIGSLNPTKVGAVQNVFKDFSVSGIKVPSNVSNQPLTDLETMNGAVNRAHNARLAGGSDIGIGLEGGVIIENDKLFLCNWGALVYENDVVLASGAKILLPSEFISDLQNGTELAVLMERYTNEKDIRSKEGAVGIFTNGRITRTQIFEHICELLLGQYEFKKLKEKTI, from the coding sequence ATGAAAATAACGATCGGCTCACTTAATCCTACAAAAGTAGGAGCAGTACAAAATGTATTTAAAGATTTTTCAGTATCAGGGATCAAGGTTCCATCAAATGTTTCGAATCAGCCTTTGACAGATCTGGAAACGATGAATGGCGCTGTAAACAGAGCGCATAACGCTCGATTGGCAGGTGGATCTGATATTGGTATAGGATTAGAAGGTGGAGTGATTATTGAAAACGATAAACTGTTCCTTTGTAACTGGGGAGCACTTGTTTATGAAAATGATGTTGTTTTAGCAAGCGGTGCAAAGATTTTGCTACCAAGCGAATTTATAAGCGATTTGCAAAACGGCACTGAACTGGCTGTTTTAATGGAACGTTATACGAATGAAAAAGATATTCGTAGCAAAGAAGGGGCAGTAGGTATTTTTACAAATGGTCGAATTACAAGAACGCAAATTTTTGAACATATTTGTGAGCTATTATTAGGACAGTATGAATTCAAAAAACTTAAGGAAAAAACGATTTGA
- a CDS encoding thioredoxin family protein: MEKITSFEQFEQAKKGEKVVFQFSANWCPDCRFLDMFFQEIIDENKDFTFYYVDRDQFIEVCQNLDIFGIPSFVAFNKGEEIGRYVNKDRKTKEQVEEFLEGLRGK; this comes from the coding sequence ATGGAAAAAATTACTTCATTTGAGCAATTCGAACAAGCAAAAAAAGGGGAAAAAGTTGTATTCCAATTTTCAGCAAATTGGTGCCCAGACTGCAGATTTTTAGATATGTTCTTCCAAGAAATCATTGATGAAAATAAAGATTTTACGTTTTATTATGTAGACCGTGATCAATTCATTGAGGTATGTCAAAATCTAGATATCTTTGGAATACCAAGCTTTGTAGCATTTAATAAAGGTGAAGAAATTGGACGATATGTAAATAAAGACCGTAAAACAAAGGAACAAGTAGAAGAGTTTCTTGAAGGATTAAGAGGGAAATAA
- a CDS encoding DUF1444 family protein, translated as MIENRLGNEEWRFIYDREKEDLRIEGIESKKGMSVSLNSAVAKYEADGEAAFNELIYYIKEALLAMHSQAAFLKEQIRPVIRATSFPTEKEEGNSFVTTEHTAETRIYYAIDSDKTYQLIDENLLVKSGYTKEQIHSIAIVNLQKMPVQVKEDVVADNTFYFIRSNDGYDASRVLNSLFIKEIQSKIKGELLLGIPHGDVLILADIRNNIGYDIMAQMNMSFFASGKIPITSLSFAYENEKLMPVFILGKQKKQ; from the coding sequence ATGATAGAAAATCGCCTTGGAAATGAAGAGTGGCGTTTTATATACGATCGTGAAAAAGAAGACCTTCGAATTGAAGGGATTGAAAGTAAAAAAGGAATGAGTGTCTCTTTAAACAGTGCTGTAGCAAAGTATGAAGCAGATGGTGAAGCAGCATTTAATGAATTAATTTACTATATAAAAGAAGCTCTTTTGGCTATGCATTCTCAAGCTGCATTCCTCAAAGAGCAGATTCGACCTGTTATTCGAGCTACTTCATTCCCAACTGAAAAGGAAGAAGGCAACTCTTTCGTAACAACCGAACATACAGCAGAAACTAGAATCTACTATGCTATTGATTCAGATAAAACATATCAATTAATCGATGAAAATTTATTAGTCAAATCTGGCTATACAAAAGAGCAGATTCATTCGATTGCTATTGTTAATTTACAAAAGATGCCCGTTCAAGTGAAAGAAGACGTTGTTGCAGATAATACTTTTTATTTTATCCGATCAAATGATGGATACGATGCAAGCAGAGTATTGAACAGTTTATTTATAAAAGAAATTCAATCGAAAATTAAAGGCGAATTATTATTAGGAATCCCTCATGGAGACGTGCTAATCCTTGCTGACATTCGAAATAACATAGGTTATGATATAATGGCGCAAATGAATATGAGTTTCTTTGCAAGTGGGAAAATACCAATTACATCTTTATCGTTTGCTTATGAAAACGAGAAATTAATGCCAGTATTTATTTTAGGGAAACAAAAGAAGCAATAG
- a CDS encoding DUF4479 domain-containing protein, whose product MNIFYNKEGIGDTLLITLKQIPSEDRQVERKGNIARVYSVVTNETVAINVFEASTYVDVQENGVVTITEHIVNTINELLEKEGFEDKLVLDLSPKFVIGYVIEKEKHPNADKLNICKVDVGTEELQIVCGAPNVDQGQKVVVAKVGAVMPSGLVIKDANLRGVDSFGMICSARELDLPNAPQEKGILVLEADAEIGKAFFN is encoded by the coding sequence GTGAATATTTTTTATAACAAAGAAGGAATTGGTGATACGCTTTTAATTACATTAAAACAAATTCCATCAGAAGATCGCCAAGTTGAACGTAAAGGGAATATTGCACGTGTTTATAGTGTAGTTACAAATGAAACTGTTGCAATTAACGTGTTTGAAGCGTCAACATATGTAGATGTTCAAGAAAATGGTGTTGTGACAATCACTGAACATATTGTAAATACAATAAATGAATTATTAGAAAAAGAAGGGTTTGAAGATAAACTAGTATTAGACCTTTCTCCTAAATTTGTCATCGGATATGTAATCGAAAAAGAAAAACATCCAAATGCTGATAAATTAAACATTTGTAAAGTAGATGTTGGTACTGAAGAATTACAAATTGTTTGTGGCGCACCGAATGTTGATCAAGGACAAAAAGTTGTCGTTGCAAAAGTTGGTGCAGTAATGCCATCAGGTTTAGTCATTAAAGATGCTAATTTACGTGGAGTTGATTCATTCGGAATGATCTGTTCTGCACGTGAGCTTGACTTACCAAACGCACCACAAGAAAAAGGCATTTTAGTTTTAGAAGCCGATGCTGAAATTGGGAAAGCTTTTTTTAACTAA
- a CDS encoding nicotinate phosphoribosyltransferase, whose amino-acid sequence MEKELDLKLQGKINRLTNQTFKFDDRIGEGWFSAVYFLKTREIIRHKKPDTEVTMQFFQRESAVLCGTDEAIAILQTFADNPEKLIVHSLKDGDKIEPFETVLTITGKYADFGYLEGIIDGILARRTSVATNVYNVKHSAKSAGIKKPIIFMGDRDDHFTTQAGDGYAAFIGGSTAQATHAMNEWWGNEGMGTMPHALIQMYNGDIVEAARAYTEVYPQDDLIVLVDYNNDVINDALKVAREFGSKLKAVRVDTSRTMIDQYFIGNPDLLGSFDPRGVNPPLIFALRNALDQEGYHHVQIVVSGGFTVERILAFEKQGVPVDLYGVGGSLLKVNIGFTGDNVALNGIMQAKAGRKLRENPRLEKVEMSPRL is encoded by the coding sequence ATGGAAAAAGAATTAGATTTAAAATTACAAGGTAAAATAAACCGATTAACGAACCAAACGTTTAAATTTGACGATCGAATCGGTGAAGGCTGGTTTTCAGCTGTATATTTTTTAAAAACTAGAGAAATTATTCGACATAAAAAGCCAGACACTGAAGTAACGATGCAATTTTTCCAGAGAGAAAGTGCAGTACTTTGTGGAACTGATGAGGCAATTGCTATTTTACAAACTTTTGCAGACAATCCGGAAAAACTTATTGTCCATTCATTAAAGGATGGAGATAAGATTGAACCGTTTGAGACTGTATTAACAATTACCGGTAAATATGCTGATTTCGGGTATTTAGAAGGAATAATTGATGGGATTTTGGCTCGCCGTACATCTGTAGCAACAAATGTATACAACGTAAAACATTCAGCTAAATCTGCAGGCATTAAAAAGCCTATTATTTTCATGGGTGATCGCGATGATCATTTTACGACCCAAGCAGGTGACGGTTATGCGGCATTTATTGGTGGATCTACTGCGCAAGCAACCCATGCGATGAATGAGTGGTGGGGCAATGAAGGTATGGGTACAATGCCTCATGCTCTAATTCAAATGTATAATGGTGATATTGTGGAGGCTGCTCGTGCTTATACAGAGGTGTATCCACAAGATGATTTAATTGTCCTAGTAGATTATAATAATGATGTGATAAATGATGCACTAAAAGTCGCGCGTGAATTTGGTAGTAAATTAAAAGCCGTTCGTGTAGATACTTCTAGAACAATGATTGATCAATATTTTATTGGTAATCCTGATTTGTTAGGAAGCTTCGATCCGAGAGGGGTAAATCCACCTTTAATTTTCGCTTTACGAAATGCTCTTGATCAAGAAGGTTATCATCATGTACAGATTGTTGTAAGCGGTGGATTTACAGTTGAAAGAATTCTAGCATTTGAAAAACAAGGTGTACCAGTAGATTTATATGGTGTCGGCGGAAGTTTATTAAAGGTTAACATAGGCTTTACAGGCGATAATGTCGCGCTAAATGGCATTATGCAAGCAAAAGCCGGAAGAAAGCTTCGTGAAAACCCACGACTAGAAAAAGTAGAAATGAGCCCTAGATTATGA
- a CDS encoding UDP-N-acetylmuramate--L-alanine ligase — MTVYHFVGIKGTGMSALAQILHDSGLTVQGSDYEKHFFTENELRKKNITILPFDKENIKEGQFVIAGNAFPDTHEEIAAAIEKGIPMARYHKFLGEYMNKFTSVAITGAHGKTSTTGLLAHVVSGARPTSFLIGDGTGKGEKDSEYFVFEACEYRRHFLSYFPDYCIMTNIDFDHPDYYKSVDDVFDAFQQMADQVKKGIIACGDDEHLQRIYAKVPVMYYGFNEDNDFQARNIEKHTNGTTFDVFVRNTYYATFEITGYGDHSILNALAVIALCHYEEIDAEIIKARLLTYGGVKRRFSEKRFGDQVLIDDYAHHPTEIQATIQAARQKYPEREIVAVFQPHTFTRTSKFLDEFASTLEKADKVYLCDIFGSAREEKGTLTISDLSCKIAGAELLTDDNISNLQNHKNSVLIFMGAGDIQKYQAAYEKL, encoded by the coding sequence ATGACAGTTTACCATTTTGTAGGAATCAAAGGTACTGGAATGAGTGCTTTGGCACAAATTTTACATGATTCTGGTTTAACCGTTCAGGGATCAGATTATGAAAAGCACTTTTTCACTGAAAATGAATTACGAAAAAAAAATATTACGATTTTACCATTTGATAAAGAAAATATTAAAGAAGGCCAATTTGTAATAGCAGGTAATGCATTTCCTGACACTCATGAAGAAATTGCAGCTGCTATTGAAAAAGGAATCCCGATGGCACGCTATCATAAATTCTTAGGTGAATATATGAATAAATTTACTAGCGTTGCTATTACTGGAGCACATGGCAAAACCTCAACTACAGGTTTACTTGCTCATGTCGTTTCAGGTGCGCGTCCAACTTCTTTTTTAATTGGGGATGGTACTGGTAAAGGCGAAAAAGACAGCGAGTATTTTGTATTTGAAGCTTGTGAATACCGTCGTCATTTTCTATCATACTTTCCAGACTATTGCATCATGACAAATATTGATTTTGATCACCCGGATTATTATAAGAGTGTAGACGATGTATTCGATGCTTTCCAACAAATGGCTGATCAAGTTAAAAAGGGTATCATTGCATGTGGAGATGACGAACATCTTCAACGTATTTATGCAAAAGTACCTGTAATGTATTATGGATTTAACGAGGACAATGATTTCCAAGCTCGTAATATCGAAAAGCATACAAATGGTACAACATTTGATGTATTCGTCCGTAATACGTATTATGCTACTTTTGAAATTACAGGATATGGTGATCATAGTATTTTAAATGCTTTAGCAGTAATTGCGCTTTGCCATTATGAGGAAATCGATGCAGAGATTATTAAAGCAAGATTATTAACATATGGTGGCGTTAAACGTCGTTTCAGTGAGAAGCGCTTTGGAGATCAGGTGTTAATCGATGACTATGCTCATCATCCAACTGAAATCCAAGCTACGATTCAAGCTGCACGTCAAAAATATCCTGAACGTGAAATTGTAGCTGTTTTCCAACCGCATACATTTACACGAACAAGTAAATTTTTAGATGAGTTTGCTAGTACATTAGAAAAAGCAGATAAAGTTTACTTATGTGATATTTTTGGTTCTGCAAGAGAAGAAAAGGGAACATTAACAATTAGTGACCTTTCTTGTAAAATCGCAGGTGCAGAATTATTAACTGATGACAATATCAGCAATTTACAAAACCATAAAAATAGTGTTCTAATTTTTATGGGTGCTGGTGATATTCAAAAATATCAAGCAGCTTACGAAAAACTTTAA
- the solA gene encoding N-methyl-L-tryptophan oxidase, with protein sequence MNKHYEVIIVGAGSMGMAAGYYLSKRNQNTLLIDAFDPPHSFGSHHGDTRIIRHAYGESREYVPLALRAQKLWEELEQISGRKLFSKTGVLCAGAPGSTFTQEVKKSAEEFSLPLEILDGSEINARWPGMNLPEGFIGCLETSSGILFSEDCIRAYKELYIQEGNTLKTNTPVMDIEIDSNIAIVRTEDAIYTADKLVVCAGAWSGKILEKTGVHIPLKPIRKTVGWFECDKKLYDSNSLPAFTIDLIDEHYYGFPNLHNSGLKIGRHDGGHSVDPNQFNREFGEYKEDEADLRSFLSQYMPKANGKLLKGKTCLYTMTPDEHFIIDQHPENKNIIIATGFSGHGFKFASAVGELIADLVTKQKSAFDLSMFSLNRF encoded by the coding sequence ATGAATAAACACTATGAAGTAATCATTGTTGGAGCAGGTTCGATGGGAATGGCAGCAGGATACTATTTATCAAAAAGAAATCAAAATACACTATTAATAGATGCTTTTGATCCACCACATAGCTTCGGTAGCCACCATGGAGATACAAGAATCATTCGCCATGCATACGGTGAAAGTAGAGAATACGTACCATTAGCATTACGGGCACAAAAGTTATGGGAAGAGTTAGAACAAATTTCAGGAAGAAAATTATTTTCCAAAACAGGAGTTTTATGCGCAGGAGCACCCGGTTCTACCTTTACACAAGAAGTAAAAAAAAGTGCAGAAGAATTTTCGTTGCCACTAGAAATACTAGATGGCAGTGAGATAAATGCTAGATGGCCTGGTATGAATTTGCCAGAAGGGTTTATAGGCTGCTTAGAAACATCGTCAGGAATTCTTTTTAGTGAGGATTGTATTAGAGCATATAAGGAGTTATATATCCAGGAAGGAAATACGCTTAAAACAAACACGCCTGTTATGGATATTGAAATCGATTCAAATATAGCCATTGTACGTACAGAGGATGCTATATACACAGCAGATAAACTTGTCGTCTGTGCAGGTGCTTGGTCTGGGAAAATACTTGAAAAGACTGGCGTACATATTCCGCTAAAGCCTATCCGTAAAACAGTTGGTTGGTTTGAATGCGATAAAAAGCTTTATGATTCTAATTCGCTACCAGCATTCACGATTGATCTAATTGATGAGCACTACTACGGTTTCCCGAATCTTCATAACAGCGGACTGAAAATTGGACGACATGATGGAGGGCATAGTGTGGATCCAAATCAATTTAACAGGGAATTCGGGGAATACAAAGAAGATGAGGCTGACTTACGAAGTTTTTTAAGTCAGTATATGCCAAAAGCCAATGGCAAACTATTAAAAGGGAAAACATGCTTATACACAATGACTCCAGACGAGCATTTTATCATTGATCAGCATCCTGAAAATAAAAATATAATCATTGCGACAGGCTTCTCTGGACACGGCTTTAAATTTGCAAGCGCCGTAGGAGAACTCATCGCTGACCTAGTAACAAAACAAAAATCAGCCTTTGATTTGAGCATGTTTTCTTTAAATCGTTTTTGA